The window CCGAGGGCCGCCCGTTCGACGACCTCTAGAAGAGTCTCGTGATATTTCTCGTAGACCACCAGGTCCCGCAGCCATGCCGCGCGCTTCGGATCCCGGTTCTCGACCACCCCACGCGCGTGCCCCAGAAGGTCTTCTGTGCATCCAGGGTGGATCGAGAGCATCTGCAGATCGTAGACGAACTGGTTCCCGTCGTGGTGCGTTCCGAGCATGTGGCGAACCAGACGCTCCGGCGTACTGAGCAACCCCGACAGATCCCACGGCGCGACGGACCCTTCGCGCAGAAGAAACGGGAAGCGCAGTGGTCGCTTCTCGAGAAGGCGCGCACGCCACCCGGAACGAACCGGGTGAGCGGCACTCATCCCGATCGTCTCGGGCCGGAACGCGATCCGATGCCACATCCGAAGAACACCGAGCTCGATCTGCCAGAGATTCGGAACGCGTTCCACGAGACCCGCCTGACGAACGGCTTCCAAGTTGAACCGCACCCGGTCCGGGCGGAGCAGAAGCAAGAACGCATGCACGGGGGTCCGCCGCATGCGCCTAGTCCAACACGGCCGCAATCTTCGTGGCCAACTCGGCCAGTCGTGCGGGATCGCCCGGCTTACGCGTGTGAAGTTCCAGCGGTTGATCCGCCCAGCGCGGGAGAAGATGCATGTGATAGTGGAAGACGGTCTGTCCGGCCGCGGCTCCGTTCAGCTGGAAAACCATCATGCCTTCCGGGCGGACGGCCTCGCGCAGAGCCGTCGCGACCCGCTTGGACGTCGCCATCAGCGAGGACAGCGCTTCGGGATCTGCATCGAACAGGTCCTTGCAGTGGCTCTTCGGGATGAGCAGCGTGTGCCCGTCGGATACGGGGAAAATATCCATGAAAACGAGCGTGTGTTCGTCCTCGTAGACCTTGTTCGCGTCTGCCTTCCCCGCAACGATCAGGCAGAAGATGCAGTTGGGATCATGGGGCATGTTTTTGGTTTAGCGTCCTTTGAGGGCCCAGTGCTACACGACTGTGGTGGCTGTCGTCGAGTTCTGGTTCGAGTTCGCCAGTACCTACTCCCATCCCGCCGTCCAGCGGATCGGGACATTGGCTGAGGACCGCGGGGTTCCTCTCGTCTGGCGGCCGTTCCTCCTGGGCCCGATCTTCGGCGCCCAGGGCTGGGCCGACTCGCCGTTCAACCTCTACCCCGCAAAGGGCGCGTACATGTGGCGGGATCTCGAACGAGTCTGCGCGGCGCACGGCATCCGCTGGCGGAAGCCGTCGGTGTTCCCGCGCAACGGCCTGACCGCCGCGCGCGTCACGGTCGCCGCCGACGGCGAAGCCTGGCAGCCCGACCTCATCCGCGCGCTCTATCGCGCAAACTTCGTCGACGACCGCGAGATCGGCGAGCCGGAGATCGTCGCCGAGGTCCTGGCGTCGATCGGGCAAGACCCTACCCGGTGGCTCGAACGAGCCTCCGCCACCGAGACGAAGACTCGCCTGCGTCTGCAGACCGAGCGTGCAGTCGAGCTCGGCATCTTCGGCGCGCCCAGCGTCACTGTGGGAACCGAGCTGTTTTGGGGCGACGACCGACTCGAAGCGGCACTCGACCTCGCTGCGAAATCTGACTGAATTCCATCGCACTCGCCGCCGTCGGGTACGCGATTCGCCTCGATGGGTTCTCCGGCCGGTGGGCGCCGCTGGCCGTCGGGCTGGGCTTTCGAACACGACCTGGAACCGGGCCTCGTCGCGCTGCTCATCGGCACGGGGATCCCCCTCTCGATGCTCATCGCTCCGATTTGGTGGAACTCGATTGGCTGATCCGTTGGACACACTTGCGGGGATTCCGCACAGTGGCGTGGACGTGTCCGCTGAGCGCGAGGTAAGCCTCGACCGGTCGCCCGGAGGTGCCCTGCGGGTGCGACTTTCGGGTGCGTGGGGTTTAGATGAGGGTGAGGGGTTGCCGCCGGTCGAGCCGGTTCGGCGCGAGCTCTCCACCGATCCGCCGCCCAACCAGGTCGAATTCGACGTGAGCCAGCTTTCCGGCTGGGACAGCGGCGTGCTGAGCTTCCTCGTCCAGGTCGACGATCTCTGCACCGAACGCGGCGTGGCGACCGACCGTGCGAGCCTTCCGGAAGGGCTCCGGCGGATGGTCGAGTTGGCCACCGCCGTCCCGGAAACGAAGGACGCCAAAGACAACTCCGGCAAGCCGTCCGGCATGGTCGCCCGGCTCGGCGCCGCGACGCAGAGCGCCTCCGAAGGCGGCGGCGAGATGGTCACCTTCATGGGTGAGGTCACGGCTTCGATCGGCCGGATGTTCCGCGGGCAGGCCCGCTTCCGGATGGTCGACCTGTGGTCGTTCGTTCAGGACTGCGGCGTCCAGGCTCTGCCGATCGTCACACTGATCAGCTTTCTCGTCGGGCTGATCCTCGCCTTCGTCGGCGCGGTCCAGCTCGAGCAGTTCGGCGCACAGATCTACGTCGCGAATCTCGTCGGAATCGCGATGGCGAGAGAGATGGGCGCCATGATGGCTGCCATCATCATGGCCGGGCGAACCGGAGCGGCATTCGCCGCCCAACTCGGGACCATGCGCGTCAATCAGGAGATCGACGCTCTGCAGGTCATGGGTCTCCCACCGATGGACTTCCTGGTCCTTCCGCGGGTGATCGCGCTTTGCTTGATGATGCCCCTCCTCACACTATACGCCGATCTCGTCGGCATCATCGGCGGCGGTGTCGTCGGGGCCGCGATGCTCGACCTGACCCCCGTCGTCTACTGGGACCAGACCGTCTACGGCGTGACCCTCAATGACTTCACGACGGGCCTCATCAAGGCATCGGTCTTCGGAATGCTCATCGCCTTCTCGGGCTGCCTGCGCGGGATGCAGTGCGGCAACAGCGCGTCCGCGGTCGGCGACGCGGCAACGTCGGCCGTCGTCACCGGCATCGTGATGATCATCGTAGCTGACGCGACGTTTACCGTCGTGTTCAACATCATCGGTTTCTAGTCATGACGGATCCGAATCCAAACCCGAGCGGCAACGCTTCCGAGGCCGAAATCACCGTACGCGACCTCACGATGGCGTACGGAAGCTTCGTTCTGATGCGCGACATCGACTTCTCCGTCCAGCGCAGCAGCATCTTCATCATCATGGGCGGCAGCGGGAGCGGGAAAAGCACACTCCTCCGTCACATGATCGGCCTCAAAGAGCCCGCAAAGGGCGAGATCTTCTACGGCAAAGAGAGCTTCACCAAAGCCCACGCCGCGGATCGCGAGCGCATGGTGCGACGACTCGGCGTGCTCTTCCAGAGCGGCGCCCTGTTCAGCTCGTTGACCCTCGCCGAGAACATCGGGCTTCCCCTGGGTGAGTACACCGACCTGAGCCCCGGCGACATCCGCGAACTCGCGTCTTTGAAGCTGGCGCTCGTCGGTCTGCGCGGCTTCGAAGACTTCTACCCCGCCGAGATCAGTGGCGGGATGCAGAAACGGGCCGGGCTCGCCCGCGCGCTGGCGTTGGACCCCGACGTGCTCTTCTTCGACGAGCCGTCGGCCGGCCTCGACCCGATCAGCTCACGACGCCTCGACGAACTCCTTCTCGAACTTCGCGACAACCTGGGCGCGACCATCGCGGTCGTGACCCACGAGCTGGCCAGTATCTTCACCATCGCGGACGACTGCGTGTTCCTCGACCCCGAGAGCCGCACGATGATCGCGACCGGGAACCCCCGCGAATTGCGGGACCATTCGGACGACCCTCGCGTGCGCACGTTTCTGCGGCGAGGCGAGGATGGGGCGGAGGCAGGATGAAAAAGGCGAGTCCGACCCTGATCGGGGTCTTCGTCCTGGGAGCCATCGCGTTGGCCCTAGGCGGTGTGATCATCTTCGGCTCCGGGAAGTTCTTCGAGAAAAGAACCCGGATCATCATGTACTTCGAAGGATCCGTGAACGGTTTGTCCGTCGGATCCCCGCTCAAGTTCAAGGGTGTCCCGATCGGCTCGGTGGCGGAGATTCGCTTGATGGTCGACCAGGAGGAGAACATCGTCGCGATTCCCGTCGTCGCGGAGATCGACGACGGCAAAGTCGCGACCGACCTTGGAACCTCTCTCCACCTCAATGATCAGAACATCAACGAACTCGTCCAGGCGGGACTCCGCGCGACCCTCGAAAGCCAGAGTCTCGTCACCGGGCTTCTGTTCGTGGGCCTCGACATCGTGCCCGATAGCGGCGCGGCCACACTGCACATCCAGAGCCAGTACCCCCAGATCCCCACGCTGCCCTCGACCTTCGAGCAGTTCAGCGCGACGCTGACCGAGGTGCTGAAGCAGGTCCGCCAGGTCGACTTCAAGAAGCTCGGCGACGGGATCACGCAGACGGTCGACGGCCTCAACAAGATCGTGAACTCACCCGAGATCGCCGACACGATCGAGGAACTGGACCAGACTCTCGTGGCGATGCGCCAGGCGATCGAAGAGATCAACAACGCGGTAGGCCCGGTCACGCAGAACTTCGAAGACGCCACGAAGGAAGCGACGAAGGTTTTCGACACCCTTCGTCAGACGATCGAGACGGCGCAGGCGCTGATTCAGCCGGACGCCCCGCTCGCCTATGAACTCGAACAAACCATCAAGGACGTGGGCGGCGCCGCACGTGCTCTGAAGCAGCTCGCAGACCTGGTCGACGAACAACCCACCGTGCTCCTGTACGGCAAGGAAGGGGAGAGGGAATGATCCGACGTGCCATGGATCCCATGAGATTCGCCCCGCTGCTGGTCGCGCTGTTCGCAACCGGCTGCTCGCTGTTCAGCGCGCCCACGGTGACCCCGACGCGCTTCTTCGTACTCACCGGCGACCGAACGCTCAGCAGCGGCACCGACAGCAACGCAAAGGTGTCGATCGGCGTCGGCCCGTTCACGTTCCCGCGCTACCTGTCACGGAAGCAGATGGTGCGACGGACGGACCCGAACCAGGTCGTGTTCTCGCAGTTCAACAAATGGGCGGAGCCCGTGGAAGCGGGCTTCCTGCGGGTCATGGCGGAGAATATCGGCTGGGCGATAGGCACCAGCCAGGTCCTGCTCTTTCCGTGGTACGAGATCCCGCTCGAGTACCAGGTGAAGGGTGAAGTCCTCCGATTCGAGACGAACGACGATAGCGAGGCCGTCCTCGAGTGCGTCTGGACGGTCTACCAACTCCATCAGAAGAAGTACCTCGTGACACGCCACGCCGACCTGCGTCGACCGATCACTTCGGACAACCCCGACGACATCGCAGCTACGTTGAGCGCACTCACGGCCGACCTCGCTCGCGAGATCGGGCGCACCGTACTCACCGAAGCCGCGACCCACCGGCGCTGACGCGCTCCCTCATCCCCGGGTCAGCAATAGGCAGCCGCAGGTATTTCCACCCCCGGCAGCGGCAACCGCGACTTCGGGGGCCTTCGGCACCTGACGCTCGCCCCCTTCACCCCAAAGCTGCACGCACGCTTCGTGGAGAAAACCGAACCCGTGCAGTCGCCCTGCGGATAGCTGCCCACCGTGGGTGTTGATCGGAAGCTCTCCATCACGCGCGATCCGCTGCCCGCCCTCGATGAAGGGACCGCCCTCCCCCGGCTTGCAGAAGCCGAGAGCTTCGAGCCAGGAAAGCGTGAGGAAACTGAATCCGTCGTACGCTTCGAGAATGTCGACATCCGACGGCTTCAGATCCGTACGTGTCCAGAGATGCGCTCCGGCATCGCGGGTCGCCATCGTCGTCAGGTCGTCGAATTGATCCCACGAGGGTCGGCCGCGTAGGGCCGTGCCCACCGCCTCCACCTGGATCGGCGTCTTCCGGAGATCCTTCGCGTGGTCGACGTGCGAGACGACGAAGGCGGTCGCCCCGTCGCATGGCACATCGCAGTCGAAGAGGCAGAACGGCTCAGAAATCATCCGGGCGGCGAAATAGTCCTCCATCGACATGGGGTCGCGGTAGATCGCATTGGGATTGAGGCCGGCGTTCTTGCGGGCGTTGATCGGAATCTGTGCGAGCTGTTCGCGCGTCGTCCCGTACTCGTGAAAGTGCTTTTGTGCGAAAAGCGCGATCCAGATGGCCGCGGACGGCGCGGCGAACGGCAACGTCCACGAGAGAGGGCCACTCGCTCGGAAACCGCTCCCTCCCTCCGAGCCGATCCCCTGGCGGCCCCCCGCACCCTGCGCACTTCCCTCGAACACGCTGCGGAAGCACAGGACGTGCTTTGCGAGCCCCGCACCGACAGCGAGACAAGCCTTGATCACCGCGCCGAGCTGGCCGGAGGTCTCGATGCCCGAGTCAAACCAGCTGAGTTCCAAGCGCAGCGCGTCGTGCAGGTCCGTGGCGCTCGCCCCGCTGAAGCCCGGGTTGCCGATGGCCATCCCGGGATAGGTCGACAGTCCGTCGATGTCCGAAATCTCGAGGCCGGCATCCTTCACGGCCGCGAGACACCCGTCGATCGTGAGCTCCAACGGATCCCGATACAGACGACGTCCGATCTCCGACTGGCCTATCCCAGTGATACAGGCCTTCTTCTCCAGAGTCTCGGTCGCCATCAAGCTTCCCCTCCGGCGGGTCGGAAGAGCGGGATCCAGATGACGTCCTCTCCATCGGGCTGCTTCTCGAAGACCACCTCGACCGGCATCCCGATGTAGACGTCTTCGGGCGCGCACCCGACGATGTTGGTCGTGAGGCGAATCGTCGGATCCTCCTCGATCTCGACGATGGCGACGACGTACGGAAGCTCCGGTCCCGGCATCCACATCTGGTGGTTCACCGTGTACGTCGCGACCTTCGCCCTTCCTGAGACCGCCTCCGGCGCGACATTCTTCGAATGGTCTTGGTAACAGACCCCCACCGGCGGGTGGATCCGCGTCCCGCAGTCGCCACACCGAAGGAAGCGCAACTCTCCCTGTTCCCCACCGGTCCAGAACGGGCGATTCAGATCCGTGAGCCGCGGGAGCAAGCGAAAGGGTGGGGTTTCGTCTGTAGTCAACGTCGTTCTCCTCAAAAGAGCAGGACCTCGGCGGAAAGGGTACCGAGGTCGACCACCCCGACGGCGTTGTGCCCCTCGAGGTGACCGGCGCATTCGCCGGGATTGAAGATCAGTCGCTGCGGCGTCTGATCATGAACGCGGAGATGATTGTGGCCGTGGAGTACCAGATCGTGCGGTTTGCGGAGCGCGCCTTCGACCTCCCGCGGATCGTGCACCACGAGGATCTCTCGACCTTCCCAGACCGCCTCGAAGGGCGGCTCGGCCAAGCGAATGTCGAGGCGCTCCGCGGCCGCATCCAGCTCCTCTCGCAGCACGTCGTTGTTCCCGTACACACCGAAGAGCGGGGCATCGATGTGTGCGAGTTTCTCCAGAGTCGCACCCCGGGTGATGTCGCCGGTGTGAACCACGCGATCCACCTCCGCGCGATTCAACACCTCCACGATGCGCGCGACGTTCCGCGCATTGTCGTGAGTGTCGCTTACGACTCCGATCCGCATGAGAGGAGGACCCGCCGACTTAGGCGAAGAGTTCGCCCGAGTCGGCTAGTGCACTAGAACGGACCTCAGACCTTCTCGAGGATGTGAATCGCGCAGGCGCTACCGAGACCGATGACGTGCGTCATGCCGATCTTGGCGCCCTCGACCTGACGCTTGTCAGCTTCTCCGCGAAGGTGGGTCGAAACCTCGTAGAGGTTCGCGATCCCAGTGGCACCCAGAGGATGGCCCTTGGAGAGAAGACCACCCGAGACGTTCACGGGCACCTTGCCGCCGAGAGCGACCGTGCCCTCGTCGATCATCTTACCGGCTTCCCCGTCCTTGCAGAGGCCAAGATTCTCGTAGTGGAGGATCTCCGCCGTTGCGAAGCAATCGTGCAGCTCGACGAGGTTCACGTCTTCGGGACCAACCCCCGCCATCTCGTAGGCTTTCTGGGCGCCGAGACGTGTGCACGTGTTCACATCCGGCATCACGAGATCGCGCTCCGTGAAGGGGTCGCTCGTCAGGACCGACGCCTTCACCCGGACGGCCCGGCTCATGCCGAGTTCCTTCGCCTTCTTCTCCGAAGCGATCACCACTGCGGCCGCGCCATCGACGTTCACCGAACACATCAGCTTCGTGTTTGGGTAGGAGATCATCTCGGCGTTCATGACCGTCTCGAGCGGGGTCTCTATCTGATACATCGCCTTCGGATTCAGCGTCGAGTGATGATGATTCTTCACGGACACCTTGGCAAACTGCTCGAAGGTCGTGCCGTGTTTCCTTGCGTGCTCCATGCCCGCTTCCGCAAAGATCGCCGGCATCGTCGAGGAGCCGAGGAGGCCCTCCTTGGGAATTCCGCCGCGACCACCCATGCCGCCGAGAAGACCCTTGCCCATCTGCTCGACACCAACAGCGAGCACGAGATCGTAGATGCCGGCCTTCACGGACATCCACGCGTCGCGGAACGCAGTGGCGCCCGTCGCGCACGCGTTCGCACAGTTCACGACCGGGATTCCAGTCTGGCCGATCTGCTGCAGAACTTGCTGTCCAACCATGTTGGACGCCTGCATCAGGTTGCCGCACCACATGCCCTCGATGTCCTGGATCGACACGTTCGCATCATCCAGTGCCATCTGCGCCGCTTCGGCGCCGAGCTCCGCCACCGTCTTGTCCGGGAAGCGCCCGAACTTGATCATGTCGATTCCGAGAATGTAGACGTCACTCATCGTTCAGCTCCGTGGTTTGAAGAAGTAACTCAGGTAGGAGTTACCGTCTTTGTCTTTGCGCCCGAGCGCGTCGCGGTAGACGACTTCGACCGGCATCCCGAACTCGACGTTCTTCGGATCCGGCTCGATGTCAACGAGATTCCCCTTCACCGTGCCACCGCCTTCGAGGTCCACGATCGCGGAGATGTACGGCGTGTCGATGCCGGGAAACGACCTATAGACGATCGAGAACGAGTAGAGTTCCCCTTTGTTCGAGAGCCGAACGGGCTCGACCTGACCGCGCGCGAAACATTTCGCACACGTCGCGCGCGGACCGAGGAACATCGCGCTGCACTTCTTGCAGCGATGGCCCTCGAGGTACGGATCACCCGCTTCTGGGATCTTCAGAAAATCGACGACGGGGAGAGGCCCCGCCGCAGGCGTCGCTTCGGCCATGAATGTGTGTCCTTTACGGGTTGATGCGGCTCGGGAAAGAGATGGAAACTATGTCAATCGCAGCTCTTCGGTGTCAACTCGTCCCCGTGCCGCGACTCGCAGGCTTCTGCTAGACTCCCACCGTAACGAGGGCCCCGCGACGATTCCAGAACACATCGACGACCCCACTCCAGCGCAGACTGCGGGCCCGAGCCCGGTCTTCTCCCACAACGAATGGGATGCGCTCGAGGAGGTCGTCGTGGGCCGCCTCGACGGCGCCGCGGCCGAGACCCGGTCGATTCCAGCCGACCGGACCCGTGCCGAACTCGATGCGCTCGCCAAACTCTTGCGCGCCGAGGGCATCACGGTCCACCGCCCCGAGCCGGCCCGGCACGACCGCCTGTTCCAGACCGTGGATTGGAAGGAGCGCGGCTTCTCGTCGGCTTGCCCCCGCGACGCAGTGATCGTCGTCGGAGACGAACTCATCGAGACTCCCCTGGCCTGGCGTGCGCGCTACTTTGAGACCGACGCGCTCCGGCCGCTCTTCCTGTCCTACTTTCGCGCCGGCGCCCGCTGGAGTTCCGCGCCGCGTCCCGACTTGAAGGACGAGCTCTACGAAGAAGCCCACGGGGAGTGGCTCGACGATGCACGGCCACCGATGTTCGCCGGCGAGTCGGAGCCAGTCCTCTGTGCCGCCGACGTCCTGCGTTGCGGCCGCGACCTGTTCACGATGCGCACGGCCGGAACGAATCTCGCCGGCATCGAATGGCTGCGGCGGCACCTCAGGGCGACGCACGAGGTGCACGAGATCAAGCCACGCCTGCCGGTCGGAGGAATGCTCGACACGATCTTCTTGCCCCTCGCTCCGGGAGAGTTTCTCGTCCGCGACGCAGCAATCGATCCCACGCAACTGCCCGAAACCGTCCGCGCCGGCACCATCCGGATCGCGCCGAAGACATCGGTCCAGAACGCGAACCTCGCGATGAACGTGCTCCAGCTCGACCCGAAGCGCGTCCTGGTCGAGGAGTCACAGACCGACATGACCCGTGCGCTCACGAGTTGGGGATATGACGTGCGCCCCGTGCCTCTTGACGGTTATGCCGTGCTCGGTGGATCGCTGCGCCGCGCGACGCTCGACATTCGACGTCGGAGCGAACGGCCTACGAGCTAGGGCCCTGCGACCGTCACGGAACTCGGCAAACAAAGCTCCGAGATCTTTGGCGCGTCCAACTGCCCCGTGCCCATGAGGTTCGCGGTGTGGATCCCGCTCACTTTGGTGAACCCGGGCGTCTGCTTCGAGATCCGCACCTGATAGCAAAGGAGGTGCGTCGCATGGACGGCGGCACCCGGCGTGAGACCGCTCACGTTGGCCGGGTTGCAGAGGTGCATGGGCTTCTTGACGTCGACCGTCAGCGTTCCGAGCGCATCCTCGATCGTCACACCGATCACCGGCTGGAACTTCGGTGTGCCCTGGCTGCGACCGACCTTGTAACAGGAGAAGTAGTCCGGGTCGGGAGGCGTCGGGGCCGCGGGCGGCGAAACGAGATCTCCTGCCGTAGGCGCGAATCCGAGGTCCGGCTTCTTCGCGTCGACGTAGACCGTCCCGAGCGCGTTCGTGACTTCGATACCGAACTGCTTCACGAACTTCGGCTGGCCCGATGACGACCGAACCTTGTACCCGAGAACCCAATCCTCGTGGGTCACCGCGTCCGGGTCCGAACCTGCGACGTTGGTGGGGAGGCAGATCCCGGCCGGCTTCGTCACATCAACGTTACGCGTCCAGAATTCGTCCTCGATCGCAACACCCACGATAGGAAGGAATGCCGGCGTGCCACTCGAGCGCCGCGCGCGATAGCAGGTGAAGGCATCGGTCACGAAACCATCGCAGATGGGATCTGCGATCGGGGGCTGGCTGAACTGACGACAGCCCAAGAGCGAGGAACAGGCCTCGATGCCCGTACAGTCGTCTCCGTCGCTGCAGGGCTTGGCGGTCGGTTCACATTGCCCGCCCAGACAGGTCCCGAGCGTGCAGCTATCGCCGTCACTACAAGGCTGACCCTCGACGCAGCTTCCGCTTCCGAGACACTGCGTATCGGGATGGAGGCAGACCCCGAACGCACACAACTCCGCGGTACACGGATCGCCGTCGTCGGGACAAACCTGGCCGGCCACACAACCGCCGGCCGCATCACACGTGTCGTCCACCGTGCAGTCATTGCCGTCGACGCAAGAAGACCCGGACGCCAGCGGAACTCCGCCGCCGTCGAGGCAATCGCACGCACTTGCGTCCTCCGAGTTAATACACCCGATGTCGTCGTCGCAGTTGTTGAACGTGCACTCGTCTCCATCGTCGCACTCGAGAGGCGGACCCGACGGCACGCACGCCCCCGCCTGGCATTCGTCTCCACTCGTGCAGACGCTTTCGTCGTCGCAGACTGTCCCGTTGGAGACCGGTGAGATCACACAGCCGGTTTGCGGGTCCCCCGATGCGGGATCGCAGATCTCGGTCGTGCACTCCTCGCCGTCGTTGCAGAGCGGGTCGCTATCCGCCGCCTGACAACCCAGGATGGGATCGCAGCTATCGATCGTGCAGTCGACACCGTCGTCGCACGTGTTCGGCCGATGAGTACACGCACCGTCGTCGCAGATGTCGGTCGTACAGACGTTCCCACCGGGCTCGTCGTCGCAGGCGACTCCGGTCAACGGCTGATACGCGCATCCGAACGAAGGCGAGCAATCCTGGGTGCATTCGTTCCCATCCCCGGCGCACGGCGGACTCGGCTCGGACATGCAGGACGGGGTGCAACTGTCGCAGAACTGACCGTTGCCGTCCTCGCACTCCTCACCAACGTCGACGGGGCTGCCGACCCCATCGTCCAGAACTCCATTGCCACAACACGGCGCGAGGCTCGGGGCGAGCACAATATTTGCGGCTGGATCGAGGAACGCTCCCGGATCGATCGAGGGTGCCCCGCTCCGCAAACTCAGCGTATTGCAGTCGCCACTGGCGCAAGGCTGTGACTCCAGACGAGCAGTCGATGTGAGAGTGATGGTCCCACCAGTGAGATCGATGAACCCTGCAATACCGATGGCGCCCGGCTCCACGTCAATCGTCGACGAAACCGAGACCTGGCAGCCTCGAATGTCCACGAAGCCGCCGCTCCCGGTGCTGGTGCCTCGGGCGATCACGTCGCCGTCGATCGTGGTGTTGCCTTGCGTGATCAGGTCGATGAAGCCACCGCCGAAGGAACCGCCGAGAGCCGTCAGGGTCATCCCCGAGGCCACGGTGATGTCGCCGCGCGCCAACGCGTCGATTGTGCCCCCGTCTCCCTGCGGGCCACCGGACACGTCGATGTTGCCGGCGATCGATAGATCACCGAGGGCCGTGATCTCGACCACTCCGCCGGAGGCGAACGTGCCCACACCAGCGAGGTCGACGTCGTCGCCAATCGTGACGCTGCCCTCGGTGTCGATCTGCAGGTCTCCGCCGCTGCCGTCGCCACCGGAGCCCTCCGAGTTCAGCGACCCCTGGAGGTCGATGCGCCCAGCGGCATCGAGCTCGATGTCGCCGCCGTTGTTCCCGAAGTCTTCATCGGAGCCGCGCCCGCGTGCATCAAGAGACGCACCCGAGGCGAGGAAAATGTCTCCGGGGTCCGCAACGAGAGTGATTCCGGGGGGCGCACCACCCGAGCCGTCGATGCCCTGATAAATCGCGAGACTCGGGGCATCGATGACGATGAAACCACCGTCACAGTCGTACGCGGTCGTCGCAGCGCTGATCGTCGTGCCGTTTCCGCCGAGAAGGATCTGCCCACCGCTGGCCGACAGGGTCACGTCGCCGGCAGGCCCACAGTCGAGCCCGACGCCGCCGTCGGTGATAATGGCGCCGCCGCCAGCAATCAAGACGTCGTTCGCCGTGATGACGACACTGCCGCCACCCGCATTCCCGCTGGTCTCGACTCGCGAGCCGGAGCCCGCCATCCAGAATCGCCCCGAAGCGGTGATGGTGATCTGGCCACCACTCTCGACGTTGTTGCCCGTCGACGTCAGCTTGCCGCCGTCGAGATAGATCTGTCCGCCCGTCAGCGAGAACGAATCCCCCACCTGTTCCGTGCGCAGCGTACCCCGGATCTCGACGTTCTGAGTTCCCCAATCCAGGTGACAGCCGGTCCCGATGTCGTGCGTTCCCGAGATGATGCACGTGCCGGTCGGGGCGCAGCCGAAATCAGCCGCCGTACACTTGGCCACAGCCTGGGCGCTACTCGGCAGCAAAGCCGAGACAAGGGCCAAAAGAAGGATCGCAGTTCCGGAGCGTCGGGGTTTTTTGGTTGGGGGGGACCCAGGCGGGTTCCGGGCGCAGCCGATGAGGAGCCTCCAGTTCTTCGTGTTTCGGGACAAAAATCCCGATGGCGGATCGTCGGCTTGAAGTAAAGCGGAACTGCAGGCACTGCAGCAACCCACTTTCCTTCCCGCCGCCCCGGGGCCCCTCCTGCCGCCCTAATTCAGGCCGGCGGCGTCACGGTCGACGGCAGGCAGAGC of the Candidatus Binatia bacterium genome contains:
- a CDS encoding PqiC family protein, with translation MIRRAMDPMRFAPLLVALFATGCSLFSAPTVTPTRFFVLTGDRTLSSGTDSNAKVSIGVGPFTFPRYLSRKQMVRRTDPNQVVFSQFNKWAEPVEAGFLRVMAENIGWAIGTSQVLLFPWYEIPLEYQVKGEVLRFETNDDSEAVLECVWTVYQLHQKKYLVTRHADLRRPITSDNPDDIAATLSALTADLAREIGRTVLTEAATHRR
- a CDS encoding Zn-ribbon domain-containing OB-fold protein; the encoded protein is MTTDETPPFRLLPRLTDLNRPFWTGGEQGELRFLRCGDCGTRIHPPVGVCYQDHSKNVAPEAVSGRAKVATYTVNHQMWMPGPELPYVVAIVEIEEDPTIRLTTNIVGCAPEDVYIGMPVEVVFEKQPDGEDVIWIPLFRPAGGEA
- a CDS encoding HIT family protein; the encoded protein is MPHDPNCIFCLIVAGKADANKVYEDEHTLVFMDIFPVSDGHTLLIPKSHCKDLFDADPEALSSLMATSKRVATALREAVRPEGMMVFQLNGAAAGQTVFHYHMHLLPRWADQPLELHTRKPGDPARLAELATKIAAVLD
- a CDS encoding 2-hydroxychromene-2-carboxylate isomerase; amino-acid sequence: MVAVVEFWFEFASTYSHPAVQRIGTLAEDRGVPLVWRPFLLGPIFGAQGWADSPFNLYPAKGAYMWRDLERVCAAHGIRWRKPSVFPRNGLTAARVTVAADGEAWQPDLIRALYRANFVDDREIGEPEIVAEVLASIGQDPTRWLERASATETKTRLRLQTERAVELGIFGAPSVTVGTELFWGDDRLEAALDLAAKSD
- a CDS encoding MlaD family protein translates to MKKASPTLIGVFVLGAIALALGGVIIFGSGKFFEKRTRIIMYFEGSVNGLSVGSPLKFKGVPIGSVAEIRLMVDQEENIVAIPVVAEIDDGKVATDLGTSLHLNDQNINELVQAGLRATLESQSLVTGLLFVGLDIVPDSGAATLHIQSQYPQIPTLPSTFEQFSATLTEVLKQVRQVDFKKLGDGITQTVDGLNKIVNSPEIADTIEELDQTLVAMRQAIEEINNAVGPVTQNFEDATKEATKVFDTLRQTIETAQALIQPDAPLAYELEQTIKDVGGAARALKQLADLVDEQPTVLLYGKEGERE
- a CDS encoding ATP-binding cassette domain-containing protein; the protein is MTDPNPNPSGNASEAEITVRDLTMAYGSFVLMRDIDFSVQRSSIFIIMGGSGSGKSTLLRHMIGLKEPAKGEIFYGKESFTKAHAADRERMVRRLGVLFQSGALFSSLTLAENIGLPLGEYTDLSPGDIRELASLKLALVGLRGFEDFYPAEISGGMQKRAGLARALALDPDVLFFDEPSAGLDPISSRRLDELLLELRDNLGATIAVVTHELASIFTIADDCVFLDPESRTMIATGNPRELRDHSDDPRVRTFLRRGEDGAEAG
- a CDS encoding ABC transporter permease, coding for MADPLDTLAGIPHSGVDVSAEREVSLDRSPGGALRVRLSGAWGLDEGEGLPPVEPVRRELSTDPPPNQVEFDVSQLSGWDSGVLSFLVQVDDLCTERGVATDRASLPEGLRRMVELATAVPETKDAKDNSGKPSGMVARLGAATQSASEGGGEMVTFMGEVTASIGRMFRGQARFRMVDLWSFVQDCGVQALPIVTLISFLVGLILAFVGAVQLEQFGAQIYVANLVGIAMAREMGAMMAAIIMAGRTGAAFAAQLGTMRVNQEIDALQVMGLPPMDFLVLPRVIALCLMMPLLTLYADLVGIIGGGVVGAAMLDLTPVVYWDQTVYGVTLNDFTTGLIKASVFGMLIAFSGCLRGMQCGNSASAVGDAATSAVVTGIVMIIVADATFTVVFNIIGF
- a CDS encoding thiolase family protein, producing MATETLEKKACITGIGQSEIGRRLYRDPLELTIDGCLAAVKDAGLEISDIDGLSTYPGMAIGNPGFSGASATDLHDALRLELSWFDSGIETSGQLGAVIKACLAVGAGLAKHVLCFRSVFEGSAQGAGGRQGIGSEGGSGFRASGPLSWTLPFAAPSAAIWIALFAQKHFHEYGTTREQLAQIPINARKNAGLNPNAIYRDPMSMEDYFAARMISEPFCLFDCDVPCDGATAFVVSHVDHAKDLRKTPIQVEAVGTALRGRPSWDQFDDLTTMATRDAGAHLWTRTDLKPSDVDILEAYDGFSFLTLSWLEALGFCKPGEGGPFIEGGQRIARDGELPINTHGGQLSAGRLHGFGFLHEACVQLWGEGGERQVPKAPEVAVAAAGGGNTCGCLLLTRG